The following coding sequences are from one Halorubrum sp. BOL3-1 window:
- a CDS encoding inorganic phosphate transporter, with protein sequence MDPVLFALFVATALASLFMAWVIGAGSSGATPFAPAVGANAIGTMRAALLVGVFGFVGAVTQGGNVSEAVGSGLVGGMSMPVAGVILVLVLGAGLMAVGIVTGYPIATAFTVTGAVIGVGLALGGTPVWSKYQQIAAVWVLTPFVGGGIAYAIASLLPRPDVPERYSIPVLVGLVSAVLVNIEFGFLGGETSAGTLREVGQQILAVDGRASGFVVTGGVAVGVAAVVWWDVGRDQHGGLQRVLLALGSLVAFSAGGSQVGLAVGPLIPLLKDVETVSMVAVLVGGGLGMLAGSWMGAPRMIKSLAQDYSSLGPRRAISALVPSFLIAQLAVLLGVPVSFNEIVVSAIIGSGAAVGGWNAVDARKIGMTLGAWAGSFVLSFVLSFGVAYTASVLLL encoded by the coding sequence ATGGACCCCGTTCTCTTCGCCCTCTTTGTGGCTACAGCGCTCGCCAGTCTGTTCATGGCGTGGGTCATCGGCGCCGGATCGAGCGGTGCCACTCCGTTCGCTCCTGCTGTCGGAGCGAACGCTATCGGGACGATGCGAGCCGCGCTCCTGGTCGGGGTTTTCGGGTTCGTCGGCGCCGTCACGCAGGGCGGGAACGTCTCGGAAGCCGTTGGAAGTGGACTCGTCGGTGGGATGAGCATGCCCGTCGCTGGGGTCATCCTCGTGCTGGTGTTGGGTGCCGGCCTGATGGCGGTCGGCATCGTCACCGGGTATCCGATCGCGACCGCGTTCACCGTGACCGGCGCCGTCATCGGTGTCGGCCTCGCCCTCGGTGGGACGCCGGTCTGGTCGAAGTATCAGCAGATCGCCGCCGTCTGGGTGTTGACGCCGTTCGTGGGTGGCGGGATCGCGTACGCAATCGCGAGCCTCCTCCCGCGGCCTGACGTCCCTGAACGGTACAGTATCCCCGTCCTCGTCGGGCTGGTCAGCGCTGTTCTCGTGAACATCGAGTTCGGTTTTCTCGGTGGGGAAACCTCCGCGGGAACCCTTCGAGAAGTCGGACAGCAGATACTGGCAGTCGACGGCCGTGCGTCGGGGTTCGTCGTGACTGGTGGTGTCGCCGTGGGTGTCGCTGCCGTCGTCTGGTGGGACGTCGGTCGGGACCAACATGGAGGGCTACAGCGCGTGCTGCTCGCGCTCGGCTCGCTCGTGGCGTTCTCCGCTGGCGGTAGCCAGGTCGGACTCGCAGTCGGGCCCCTGATTCCACTCCTCAAGGATGTCGAGACGGTGTCGATGGTTGCAGTACTGGTCGGCGGTGGCTTGGGGATGCTCGCGGGTTCGTGGATGGGGGCTCCCCGGATGATCAAGTCGCTCGCGCAGGACTACTCGTCGCTGGGGCCGCGACGCGCCATCTCCGCGCTCGTCCCGTCGTTCCTGATCGCACAGCTGGCCGTCCTGCTAGGGGTTCCCGTCTCGTTCAACGAGATCGTCGTCAGCGCGATCATCGGGAGTGGCGCGGCAGTCGGCGGGTGGAACGCCGTCGACGCCCGGAAAATAGGCATGACACTCGGAGCGTGGGCAGGGTCGTTCGTGCTCTCGTTCGTGCTCTCTTTTGGCGTCGCGTACACCGCGAGCGTTCTACTGTTGTAA
- a CDS encoding YeeE/YedE family protein: protein MADRHPLFKPLIFVGGLVFGFGLGFSHMARPEVVLNFLKFDDLGLPFVMFGAAIVSGVAFALLPRIRDAAPLTGNPYERRLKPFDRNVLAGGAVFGVGWGLSGICPGAAYASLGVGNITILWALGGMFVGAYAQGYWRSRSRTGDTVPAGAD from the coding sequence ATGGCGGATAGACATCCCCTGTTCAAACCGCTGATCTTCGTCGGCGGGCTGGTCTTCGGGTTCGGGCTCGGGTTCAGCCACATGGCGCGTCCGGAGGTCGTGCTGAACTTCCTCAAGTTCGACGACCTCGGCCTGCCGTTCGTGATGTTCGGCGCCGCCATCGTCTCCGGGGTGGCGTTCGCGCTACTCCCCCGGATTCGAGACGCCGCGCCGCTCACCGGCAACCCCTACGAGCGGCGGCTGAAGCCGTTCGACCGGAACGTCCTCGCCGGCGGCGCCGTCTTCGGCGTCGGTTGGGGGCTCTCCGGCATCTGTCCCGGGGCTGCGTACGCGAGCCTCGGCGTCGGGAACATCACGATCCTGTGGGCGCTCGGCGGGATGTTCGTCGGCGCGTACGCTCAGGGCTACTGGCGCAGCCGCAGCCGGACCGGCGACACCGTCCCGGCGGGCGCCGACTAA
- a CDS encoding YeeE/YedE family protein, giving the protein MVIDPVPLQLVAELFPNGISRYAVGGLLVGLGTVLIYVGTGIPAGASTFLESTLSYVSGQSRFRQYVASRDWRLVFTAGIILGGLAFAATVQSGVVTTSLYEPGTTGQLYEVAGVTLWTTDVQPWRLFLGGILVGIGTRVGKGCTSGHGVCGVGSASKTSLVGVLTFLTVAIGTAQVVAALGVSP; this is encoded by the coding sequence ATGGTAATTGATCCAGTCCCGCTCCAACTCGTCGCCGAGCTGTTCCCCAACGGGATCAGCCGATACGCCGTCGGTGGGCTACTCGTCGGACTCGGCACCGTCCTGATCTACGTCGGGACGGGCATCCCCGCCGGGGCGAGTACGTTCCTGGAGTCGACGCTCTCGTACGTGTCCGGCCAGTCGCGGTTCCGGCAGTACGTCGCCTCGCGGGACTGGCGGCTCGTGTTTACCGCCGGCATCATCCTCGGCGGACTGGCCTTCGCCGCGACGGTCCAGTCCGGCGTGGTCACGACCTCTCTGTACGAGCCCGGGACCACAGGACAGTTGTACGAGGTCGCCGGCGTCACGCTCTGGACGACTGACGTCCAGCCGTGGCGGCTGTTCCTCGGCGGGATCCTCGTCGGCATCGGGACCAGGGTCGGCAAGGGCTGTACGTCCGGCCACGGCGTCTGTGGCGTCGGCTCGGCGTCGAAGACCTCACTCGTGGGCGTGCTGACGTTCCTGACGGTCGCGATCGGGACGGCACAGGTCGTCGCCGCATTAGGGGTGAGCCCGTAA
- a CDS encoding MBL fold metallo-hydrolase yields the protein MNADDFPTPDVDVASVEPETLKDRIDAGDDVTLLDTRMGSDYEEWRIDGENVTSINVPYFEFLDDEIDDDVLDRIPDDREVTVLCAKGGASEYVAGTLVERDYEVDHLEDGMNGWASIYETVEVTDYDGAGTLLQYQRPSSGCLGYFLYDDGEAAIIDPLRAFTDRYLADADDLGVDLKYALDTHVHADHISGVRDLDDAGVEGVIPNAAVDRGVTYADDLANAADGDTFQIGDATIETVHTPGHTTGMTSYLVDGSLLATGDGLFVESVARPDLEEGDEGAPDAARMLYESLRERVLALPDDTLVGGAHFSDAAEPADDGTYTAPVGDLVAEMDALTMDEDEFVDLILSDMPPRPANYEDIIATNLGQNTVDDEEAFTLELGPNNCAASQESLAGD from the coding sequence ATGAACGCTGATGACTTCCCGACCCCCGACGTCGATGTCGCTTCGGTCGAGCCGGAAACGCTGAAGGACCGCATCGACGCCGGTGACGACGTGACGCTCCTCGACACGCGGATGGGTTCCGACTACGAGGAGTGGCGTATCGACGGCGAGAACGTCACGTCGATCAACGTCCCCTACTTCGAGTTCCTCGACGACGAGATCGACGACGACGTTCTCGACCGTATTCCCGACGACCGCGAGGTGACCGTCCTGTGCGCGAAGGGCGGCGCCAGCGAGTACGTCGCGGGCACGCTCGTCGAGCGCGACTACGAGGTCGACCACCTCGAAGACGGCATGAACGGCTGGGCGAGCATCTACGAAACCGTCGAAGTCACCGACTACGACGGCGCCGGCACGCTCCTCCAGTACCAGCGTCCCTCTTCCGGCTGTCTCGGCTACTTCCTCTACGACGACGGTGAGGCCGCGATCATCGACCCGCTGCGGGCGTTCACCGACCGCTACCTCGCCGACGCCGACGACCTCGGTGTCGACCTGAAGTACGCGCTGGACACCCACGTCCACGCCGACCACATCTCCGGCGTGCGTGATCTCGACGACGCGGGCGTCGAGGGCGTCATCCCGAACGCGGCCGTCGACCGCGGCGTCACGTACGCCGACGACCTGGCGAACGCCGCTGACGGCGACACCTTCCAGATCGGCGACGCCACCATCGAGACCGTTCACACGCCCGGCCACACCACGGGGATGACCTCCTACCTCGTCGACGGGAGTCTGCTCGCGACCGGCGACGGACTGTTCGTCGAGAGCGTCGCCCGCCCCGACCTCGAGGAGGGCGACGAGGGCGCGCCCGACGCCGCGCGCATGCTCTACGAGTCGCTCCGAGAGCGCGTCCTGGCGTTGCCCGACGACACCCTGGTTGGGGGCGCACACTTCAGCGACGCCGCCGAGCCCGCCGATGACGGCACCTACACCGCACCCGTCGGTGACCTCGTCGCGGAGATGGACGCGCTCACGATGGACGAGGACGAGTTCGTCGACCTGATCCTCTCGGACATGCCTCCGCGGCCGGCCAACTACGAGGACATTATCGCGACGAACCTCGGGCAGAACACCGTCGACGACGAGGAAGCGTTCACGCTCGAACTCGGCCCCAACAACTGCGCGGCGAGTCAAGAGTCGCTCGCGGGTGACTGA
- a CDS encoding sulfurtransferase TusA family protein, with translation MSAEYDIAETLDVKGASCPMPVVKTKGAIDDLAAGEVLEVLATDPGSMSDIDGWAAGTEGVGLVDQEEGDDVYKHYVRKTE, from the coding sequence ATGAGTGCCGAATACGACATCGCGGAGACGCTCGACGTGAAAGGCGCATCGTGCCCGATGCCTGTGGTGAAGACGAAAGGTGCCATCGACGACCTCGCAGCCGGCGAAGTCCTCGAAGTACTGGCCACTGACCCCGGCAGCATGAGCGACATCGACGGCTGGGCGGCCGGCACTGAAGGAGTCGGACTCGTCGATCAGGAGGAAGGCGACGACGTGTACAAACACTACGTGCGCAAGACGGAGTGA
- a CDS encoding DsrE/DsrF/DrsH-like family protein — protein MSTDTPDASADDAPSRAELAARVDELEDALADATGEDDSKKMSIIATKGTLDMAYPPLILASTAAAFGYEVTVFHTFWGLEILHEERSKNLKLSSVGNPNMPVPNAVAALPGMDRVTTKMMERKIDDNDTASIEELLGTSLDMGVEFQACQMTIDLMDYDEDDFYDGVTTGVGAATALQDMADADIQLLV, from the coding sequence ATGAGCACGGACACACCCGACGCGTCGGCCGACGACGCGCCCTCGCGTGCGGAGCTTGCTGCCCGCGTCGACGAACTCGAGGACGCGCTCGCCGACGCCACCGGCGAGGACGACTCCAAGAAGATGAGCATCATCGCGACGAAGGGGACGCTCGACATGGCGTACCCGCCGCTCATCCTCGCCAGCACCGCCGCCGCGTTCGGCTACGAGGTGACCGTCTTCCACACGTTCTGGGGGCTGGAGATCCTCCACGAGGAGCGCTCGAAGAACCTCAAGCTGAGCTCCGTTGGCAATCCCAACATGCCGGTCCCGAACGCGGTCGCGGCGCTCCCGGGCATGGACCGCGTGACGACGAAGATGATGGAGCGGAAAATCGACGACAACGACACCGCGAGTATCGAGGAACTGCTCGGGACGAGCCTCGACATGGGCGTAGAGTTCCAAGCCTGCCAGATGACTATCGACCTGATGGACTACGACGAGGACGACTTCTACGACGGCGTCACCACTGGTGTCGGCGCCGCGACGGCGCTTCAGGACATGGCCGACGCCGACATCCAGCTTCTCGTCTGA
- a CDS encoding IS5 family transposase has product MEIDILDFIEQCRDLAKQALGKHAGEPASGGFARWVHVVLHCFRVEDERSYRETPNRLKYMAEVRDALNLDQDDLPDHTTIYKSFDRLKMWVWRALLRVSAQQHPQSGHAALDSTFFDRRRASSYFRQRAGRTIQTLKATTLTDVESLAVLDVHIAARWKHDTKTGPQVVRRNADDLQSVAADNGFQDWHTEYEIAAHDVEYLVHYRGSSAKAAANNALNRANGYAQRWMAETSYSTTKRSLGDAVRALSWYRQFREIVLMFAISNIEPLCESL; this is encoded by the coding sequence ATGGAGATCGACATCCTCGACTTCATTGAGCAGTGTCGTGACCTAGCTAAACAAGCGTTAGGGAAGCACGCGGGCGAGCCCGCCAGCGGCGGGTTCGCCCGCTGGGTTCACGTCGTTTTACACTGTTTTCGGGTCGAAGACGAGCGCAGCTACCGTGAAACGCCGAATCGGCTGAAGTACATGGCCGAGGTTCGTGATGCGCTCAACTTAGATCAGGACGATCTCCCCGATCATACGACGATCTACAAGTCGTTTGATCGGCTGAAAATGTGGGTGTGGCGGGCGCTGCTGCGCGTTTCCGCGCAGCAGCACCCGCAGTCTGGCCACGCTGCGCTCGACAGCACGTTTTTCGACCGCCGACGTGCGTCATCGTACTTCCGCCAGCGGGCAGGACGAACAATACAGACGCTCAAAGCGACGACATTGACTGATGTGGAATCACTTGCTGTTCTCGATGTTCACATCGCAGCACGGTGGAAGCATGATACAAAGACCGGACCGCAGGTCGTCCGCCGAAACGCGGACGACCTGCAGTCCGTCGCCGCCGATAACGGCTTCCAAGACTGGCATACCGAGTACGAAATCGCCGCACATGACGTTGAGTACCTCGTCCACTACCGTGGTTCGTCAGCGAAAGCAGCTGCGAACAACGCGCTCAACCGAGCAAACGGCTACGCTCAGCGGTGGATGGCCGAAACATCCTACTCGACAACGAAGCGCTCGCTCGGCGATGCCGTGCGAGCGCTGAGCTGGTATCGACAGTTCCGTGAAATTGTCCTGATGTTCGCCATCAGCAACATAGAACCACTGTGTGAGTCGCTGTAA
- a CDS encoding 4a-hydroxytetrahydrobiopterin dehydratase: MASSLAEEPCEACTSDDEPLIEKEYIKYLNKINNVWEVIDNHHLEGEYPFEDFRDALEFTYEIGELAEEEWHHPDIQLQWGEVKVEMWTHKIDGLHKTDFVMAARMDQIHEEYAPD, from the coding sequence ATGGCATCATCACTTGCCGAGGAACCGTGTGAGGCCTGTACATCAGATGACGAGCCACTCATAGAGAAAGAGTATATCAAGTACCTCAATAAAATTAATAATGTCTGGGAAGTTATAGACAATCATCATCTGGAAGGAGAGTATCCGTTCGAGGATTTCCGTGATGCACTTGAGTTCACGTACGAAATCGGAGAGCTTGCCGAAGAGGAGTGGCATCACCCGGACATACAACTTCAATGGGGGGAAGTAAAAGTTGAAATGTGGACCCACAAAATTGATGGACTACATAAGACTGATTTCGTAATGGCAGCTCGCATGGATCAGATTCACGAAGAATACGCTCCGGATTGA
- a CDS encoding ribonucleoside-diphosphate reductase subunit alpha produces the protein MPQTELANVEEQHQEPFYWLNDDSVEFLQEGYLLEGVDPKERIRQIAENAEEILDEDGFADRFYEYMSRGYYSLASPIWANFGLDRGLPISCFGSYIEDSMESILYTHAEVGEMTKLGGGTSGYFGEIRPRGSPITNNGKSNGSYSFTELFDTAINVVSQGETRRGQFAGYIDIEHGDLDEWLNIKTEGDPVQDIYYGVIIGDEWFQAMIDGDSEKREKWAKIIEMRINIGVPYIIFRGNMNDGRPQVYKDKDYQINASNLCTEIALPANPDESFVCCLSSMNALHYDEWKDTDAVETLTRFLDAVMEEFIQKTEGTQFMERAVQFAKRHRAIGIGVLGWHSYLQSNMIPFDSMEAMQKNENVFRTIKEKSYAESERLADEFGEPEMLEGYGRRNTTTMSVAPTKSSSVILGQVSPSIEPLKANYFVRDGAKLKSTQKNRFLEAILKERGKDNREVWDSIANQDGSAQHLDCLTDEEKEVFKTMAEIPQMAIINQAAQRQEHIDQAQSINVSIDPSEVSTKEINQLYIKAWEKGVKSLYYQKSVNAAQKFSRNLLECKACES, from the coding sequence ATGCCGCAAACAGAACTCGCGAACGTCGAAGAGCAGCATCAAGAACCGTTCTACTGGTTGAACGACGACAGCGTCGAGTTCCTCCAAGAGGGATACCTGCTCGAGGGTGTTGATCCGAAGGAACGGATCAGACAGATCGCAGAGAACGCCGAAGAAATCCTCGACGAAGACGGCTTCGCAGACCGGTTCTACGAGTATATGAGCCGAGGGTACTACAGCCTCGCCAGCCCGATCTGGGCAAACTTCGGGCTGGACAGAGGTCTCCCTATCAGCTGCTTCGGCAGCTACATCGAGGACAGCATGGAGAGTATCCTATACACCCACGCCGAAGTGGGTGAAATGACGAAGCTAGGCGGCGGCACGAGCGGATACTTCGGTGAAATACGTCCAAGAGGCAGCCCGATCACGAACAACGGAAAGAGTAACGGGAGTTATAGTTTCACGGAACTCTTCGACACCGCGATCAACGTCGTGAGTCAGGGTGAAACTCGGAGAGGCCAGTTCGCGGGCTACATCGACATCGAGCACGGCGACCTCGACGAATGGCTCAACATCAAGACCGAAGGTGACCCGGTACAGGATATCTACTACGGAGTCATCATCGGTGACGAGTGGTTCCAGGCGATGATTGACGGCGATAGCGAAAAGCGAGAGAAATGGGCGAAGATCATCGAGATGCGAATCAATATCGGCGTCCCGTACATCATCTTCAGGGGGAATATGAACGACGGGAGGCCGCAGGTCTACAAAGACAAAGACTACCAGATCAATGCGTCTAATCTGTGTACGGAAATAGCTCTTCCCGCCAACCCGGATGAGAGCTTCGTCTGCTGCCTCTCGAGTATGAACGCGCTCCACTACGACGAGTGGAAAGATACGGACGCAGTCGAGACGTTGACTCGCTTCCTCGACGCCGTGATGGAGGAGTTCATCCAGAAAACGGAAGGGACGCAGTTCATGGAGCGAGCTGTACAGTTTGCCAAGAGGCATCGAGCTATCGGAATCGGTGTCCTCGGGTGGCACAGCTATCTCCAAAGCAACATGATCCCGTTCGATAGTATGGAGGCGATGCAAAAGAATGAGAACGTGTTCCGGACGATCAAAGAGAAGAGCTACGCAGAGAGTGAGCGGCTCGCCGATGAATTTGGTGAGCCAGAGATGCTCGAAGGATACGGACGGCGGAACACGACTACGATGAGTGTTGCCCCTACCAAGTCGAGCAGCGTCATCTTAGGGCAGGTGAGCCCAAGTATCGAACCGCTGAAGGCGAACTACTTCGTGAGAGATGGCGCGAAGCTCAAGTCAACGCAGAAGAATCGGTTCCTCGAAGCAATCCTGAAGGAGCGGGGCAAAGACAACAGAGAGGTCTGGGACAGTATCGCAAATCAGGATGGTAGCGCACAGCATCTCGACTGCCTGACCGATGAAGAAAAAGAGGTCTTCAAGACCATGGCCGAAATCCCACAGATGGCTATCATCAACCAAGCAGCACAGAGACAGGAGCACATCGATCAGGCACAGAGTATCAACGTCTCGATCGATCCAAGTGAAGTCAGCACAAAGGAAATCAACCAGCTCTACATCAAAGCATGGGAGAAAGGGGTGAAGAGTCTCTACTACCAGAAGAGTGTGAATGCCGCACAGAAGTTCAGCCGAAATCTTCTCGAATGTAAGGCCTGCGAGAGCTGA
- a CDS encoding ribonucleotide-diphosphate reductase subunit beta — MSKNETTSGEVESDIFSERTQLKPYEYGDFRDYTDAIRNSYWVHTEFNFSGDVQDFKVNTTPAEKTVIKRTMLAIAQIEVQVKTFWSDIYEEMPKAEVGNVGMTFAESEVRHMDAYSHLLEILGIEDDFEQVTEVPAVKNRIEYLDRCLETNEENDKQEYVKNILLFSTFVEHVSLFSQFLIMTSFDKHEKKFKGIANAVEATSKEEQIHGLFGVELVETIKEENPEMFDDELEADVQEACQQAYEAEMDILDWIFEDGELEFLPREHVDEFLKDRFNQSLENVDVDPVFETDDELLEETRWFDEDIMMTKDNDFFSKRSTTYNKHTQSVTAEEMF; from the coding sequence ATGAGTAAGAATGAAACCACGAGCGGAGAAGTAGAGTCCGACATCTTCTCCGAACGAACACAGCTGAAACCGTACGAGTACGGCGACTTCCGTGACTACACTGATGCGATACGCAACAGTTACTGGGTTCATACGGAATTCAACTTCTCGGGCGATGTCCAGGATTTCAAGGTTAACACGACCCCTGCCGAAAAGACCGTTATTAAGCGGACAATGCTGGCTATCGCACAGATCGAGGTGCAGGTGAAAACCTTCTGGTCAGATATCTACGAAGAGATGCCAAAAGCAGAGGTCGGCAATGTAGGTATGACTTTCGCGGAGAGCGAAGTGCGACACATGGACGCCTACAGCCACCTGCTTGAGATCCTCGGAATCGAAGACGACTTCGAGCAGGTGACTGAGGTTCCTGCTGTCAAAAACAGAATCGAGTACCTTGACCGGTGTCTAGAAACCAACGAAGAGAATGACAAACAGGAGTATGTGAAAAATATCCTCCTGTTCAGTACGTTTGTCGAGCACGTCTCACTCTTCAGCCAGTTCCTGATAATGACGAGCTTCGACAAGCACGAGAAGAAGTTCAAGGGGATCGCGAACGCTGTCGAAGCAACCAGCAAGGAAGAACAGATCCACGGGCTGTTCGGAGTCGAATTGGTCGAGACGATCAAAGAAGAGAACCCGGAGATGTTCGATGATGAACTCGAAGCGGACGTCCAAGAGGCCTGTCAACAGGCCTACGAGGCTGAGATGGACATCCTCGATTGGATCTTCGAGGACGGCGAGCTAGAGTTTCTCCCCCGAGAGCACGTTGATGAGTTCCTGAAGGACCGGTTCAATCAAAGTCTGGAAAACGTCGACGTGGACCCAGTGTTCGAGACCGATGACGAGCTGCTCGAAGAGACCCGGTGGTTCGATGAAGATATTATGATGACCAAGGACAACGACTTCTTCAGCAAGCGGTCGACCACGTACAACAAGCACACGCAAAGCGTCACGGCAGAGGAGATGTTCTAA
- the nrdR gene encoding transcriptional regulator NrdR, which yields MNCPDCDNDRTRVLDTGSNASGDTVRRRRECCRCSFRFTTYERPEWDSLQVKKRNGEIEPYDKRKLRNGIIRAVEKRPITDEQVAELLETVEAELRARDERIISSSLIGDLVSENLRTLDQVAYIRFVSVYKSFSEPQEFLKELDAVLDAELDDFEDPNKSQ from the coding sequence ATGAACTGCCCAGACTGCGATAACGACCGCACACGTGTCCTCGATACAGGCTCAAACGCGAGTGGAGATACTGTGCGGCGGCGGCGCGAATGCTGCCGTTGTTCGTTCCGATTTACCACATACGAGCGCCCAGAATGGGACTCGCTCCAAGTGAAAAAGCGGAACGGAGAGATTGAGCCATACGACAAGCGGAAACTCCGTAACGGCATCATTCGAGCCGTAGAGAAACGACCAATAACAGACGAGCAAGTCGCAGAACTGCTGGAGACAGTCGAGGCAGAACTGCGGGCCAGAGACGAACGGATTATCTCGTCGAGTCTGATCGGCGATCTTGTCTCTGAGAACCTTCGGACACTTGATCAGGTAGCCTACATCCGATTTGTCTCAGTTTATAAATCATTTTCTGAGCCGCAAGAATTCCTAAAAGAGCTTGATGCGGTCTTAGATGCGGAGCTAGACGATTTTGAAGACCCGAACAAATCACAATGA
- a CDS encoding ATP-binding protein: protein MIDFVNRPEELDRFHSLFDSESAELAVIYGRRRLGKTRLVRKALDGAVLNRHTAAG from the coding sequence ATGATAGACTTCGTGAATCGGCCGGAGGAACTGGATCGGTTTCACAGCTTGTTCGACTCAGAGAGCGCTGAACTCGCCGTCATATACGGCCGGCGACGTCTTGGGAAAACGCGACTCGTTAGGAAAGCGCTTGATGGGGCTGTGTTGAATCGCCATACGGCGGCAGGGTAG
- a CDS encoding IS5 family transposase, which yields MTQISRFIGEVVPVAQRVTGDGGESAAPEGGGGFADYALVSLHCLRIYLDTSYRMTIDLLKEMPQIIGEIGLDAADLPVPSTLCKAFDRISMSVCRVLLRQSAQLHDLSEHAAIDATFYERSAASRHYCQRISYHVQKLKVTKLVDTASQAVLDVHCSTNREGSDADLAEQIARRNAGDLRSLAADKGYDKQSLREGLRDLSIRPLIKHRIFAPYDHAHNARIDDNRYNQRSMTETVNSAMKRSLGFAVRARSWFREFREIALMCMVYNIKRFVKQ from the coding sequence ATGACGCAAATCTCCCGCTTCATCGGGGAAGTTGTGCCGGTTGCTCAAAGAGTTACTGGCGATGGAGGCGAATCCGCCGCCCCGGAAGGCGGCGGCGGATTCGCCGACTACGCACTCGTTTCCCTCCACTGTCTGCGAATTTACCTCGACACATCCTATCGGATGACAATCGACCTACTCAAAGAGATGCCACAAATAATTGGGGAGATCGGCCTTGACGCGGCCGATCTCCCCGTGCCGTCCACGTTGTGTAAGGCGTTCGACCGGATCAGTATGAGCGTCTGTCGAGTGCTGCTGCGCCAGTCGGCGCAGCTGCACGATCTCTCCGAACACGCCGCGATCGACGCCACATTCTACGAACGCTCAGCAGCGAGCCGCCACTACTGCCAGCGAATCAGCTACCACGTTCAGAAGCTGAAAGTCACGAAACTCGTCGATACAGCGTCTCAAGCTGTCCTTGACGTTCACTGCTCAACCAACCGGGAAGGAAGTGACGCAGATCTCGCTGAGCAGATCGCCCGCCGGAACGCGGGCGATCTGCGGTCTCTCGCTGCCGATAAGGGCTACGACAAGCAATCGCTCCGCGAAGGATTACGCGATCTCAGTATCAGACCGCTGATCAAGCACCGCATCTTCGCACCGTACGACCACGCACACAACGCCAGAATCGACGATAACCGCTACAATCAGCGCTCTATGACCGAAACCGTGAACTCGGCTATGAAGCGCTCGCTCGGCTTCGCCGTGCGAGCGCGGTCGTGGTTCCGCGAGTTCCGTGAGATCGCTCTGATGTGTATGGTCTACAACATCAAGCGCTTTGTCAAACAGTGA
- a CDS encoding antitoxin VapB family protein, translating to MSTKSVRLDEDVYERIKSEKRPDETFSEAIDRLTGGASLLDLVGILSDEEATELRAVIDGTDEDAVDEIDEVVERFEDSSDS from the coding sequence ATGAGTACGAAGAGCGTCCGGCTCGATGAAGATGTCTACGAGCGGATTAAAAGCGAGAAACGTCCCGACGAGACGTTTTCAGAAGCCATCGACCGTCTCACCGGGGGTGCGTCACTGCTCGATCTCGTCGGGATCCTCTCCGATGAGGAAGCCACGGAGCTCCGAGCAGTGATCGACGGGACCGACGAGGACGCGGTCGACGAGATTGATGAGGTAGTCGAACGGTTCGAGGACAGCAGTGATTCTTGA
- a CDS encoding type II toxin-antitoxin system VapC family toxin: protein MILDSSFLIDLMNADEDAITVANDLESTDEPQRVPAQVVYELYVGVGYTEQTHDEVGKIQSVLNSRPIVPLTDEIARHAGRIDGQLRREGDRVGQGDIKIAATALRHDEPVVTGNPKDFNRISELIVRDY from the coding sequence GTGATTCTTGATTCCTCGTTTCTGATCGACTTGATGAACGCCGACGAGGACGCGATAACGGTCGCGAACGATCTTGAGTCTACGGACGAACCCCAGCGCGTTCCCGCACAGGTCGTCTACGAACTGTACGTTGGCGTGGGTTATACCGAGCAGACTCACGATGAGGTCGGAAAGATTCAATCCGTGCTCAATTCTCGGCCCATTGTTCCTCTCACCGACGAAATCGCGCGCCACGCAGGCCGTATCGATGGACAACTCCGTCGTGAAGGAGACCGAGTAGGACAAGGTGACATCAAGATCGCGGCGACTGCGCTCCGTCATGATGAGCCGGTCGTTACAGGGAATCCCAAAGACTTCAACCGAATCTCCGAGTTGATCGTTCGAGACTACTGA